The following coding sequences lie in one Bacteroidota bacterium genomic window:
- a CDS encoding 1-acyl-sn-glycerol-3-phosphate acyltransferase, protein MQPGLLYRFLKLYLPFVFRIYYRRFVIQGLEHVPAGGPLIFAVNHQNAFMDAIVVAASSRRNPWFLTRASVFASPVARYWLNKLQMIPIYRFRDGMAAMKRNDETLETCSRLLQQNQCILIFPEGNHDGRWSLRPLQKGLARIVFDTIEKSGGTCKPLIVPVGLQYENIFASWSDLLISFGAPIDAYEYYGLYQSDPGKAYSGLMEEVRKGIAHLMVDIQPMGEYEARREDMLNRQGRETSLPERLAGDQRFLEKWQKGSLGEKKARKQSLRPLFCPLSALMLLPHLPAIWMIRMIVNAIVKDPHWTSSIRVAALAFGAPLVYAALLVVMSQYFEGWLWLPVGIALLFVSGWLGLEFRHRCRGSAL, encoded by the coding sequence ATGCAACCGGGATTGCTGTACCGATTTCTGAAACTGTATCTGCCTTTCGTCTTCCGGATATATTACCGCCGTTTTGTGATTCAGGGCCTGGAGCATGTGCCCGCCGGCGGCCCACTGATTTTTGCCGTTAACCACCAGAACGCGTTCATGGATGCCATAGTGGTTGCCGCCTCAAGCCGGCGCAACCCATGGTTTCTTACACGTGCAAGTGTATTTGCCAGCCCGGTGGCCCGCTATTGGCTCAACAAGCTGCAGATGATCCCCATCTATCGCTTCCGCGACGGCATGGCGGCCATGAAACGCAACGACGAGACCCTCGAAACATGCAGCCGTTTGTTGCAACAAAACCAATGCATCCTGATCTTCCCCGAAGGCAACCACGACGGACGCTGGTCGCTCCGGCCCCTGCAGAAAGGACTGGCACGCATCGTGTTCGACACCATTGAAAAATCGGGCGGCACTTGCAAACCATTGATTGTGCCCGTGGGATTGCAATACGAAAATATCTTTGCTTCGTGGTCCGACCTGCTGATCAGTTTTGGTGCGCCCATCGATGCTTATGAATATTACGGGCTGTATCAGTCCGATCCCGGCAAAGCCTATTCCGGCCTGATGGAAGAGGTGCGCAAGGGCATTGCCCACCTGATGGTGGATATTCAGCCAATGGGCGAATATGAAGCAAGGCGTGAGGACATGCTCAACCGCCAGGGCCGCGAAACATCGCTGCCCGAAAGACTGGCGGGCGACCAGCGTTTCCTGGAAAAGTGGCAGAAAGGCAGCCTGGGAGAGAAAAAAGCCCGGAAGCAGTCGTTGCGTCCGCTCTTTTGCCCGCTCTCGGCGCTCATGCTCCTGCCGCATCTGCCGGCCATCTGGATGATCAGGATGATTGTCAATGCCATAGTGAAAGATCCGCACTGGACTTCATCCATTCGTGTGGCCGCCCTGGCTTTCGGTGCCCCTTTGGTTTATGCTGCCTTGCTGGTGGTGATGTCGCAGTATTTTGAAGGCTGGCTCTGGCTGCCTGTGGGCATTGCCCTGCTTTTCGTTAGCGGCTGGTTAGGTCTGGAGTTTCGCCACAGGTGCCGTGGCTCAGCCCTTTGA
- a CDS encoding response regulator yields the protein MKFQLNPIESDILRSLPATIFAYSYSSSDGVATFSSLNEGLVPLLAPGQTNEAANQVFAFLNPEQTNKLKQSLATAGAGEQWSCNFLIDVSGRKQWIAISGKHLSAHEGQIEGSGFATLAGDQILELEKSREKLASLNQLHDLIINFSTLLVQARLEEVDQAVNITLSRLGEYAEVDRVYIFEYDPVADVVNNTYEWCSPGTSPEIDNLQGVPFEAVPRWKEKFSRNEYVYIPLVSEIAPEYHVEKEILEPQGIISLLALPLYYGERLYGFIGFDSVKRQREWSVEHINLLRLAGEIIAGTINRAHFERSIVAARKEAEEANKAKSEFLATMSHEIRTPMNAILGFSEILSNSINSPKEKQYIDAILTSGRTLLALINDILDLSKIESGQMHIIEEPVDLLRLTDEIVQLFQPKVAEKNIYLHIEKPAEFPKALLTDEVRIRQVLFNIIGNAVKFTLEGGVMISLNATRTNEGSFYDVEIKVRDTGIGIPPEKLEHIFQSFYQVESDVTRKFGGTGLGLAISQKLMQLLGGKISVKSEQGRGSTFTVELKGLEETEFAELAADQHDWSEENVEFDHALVLLVDDVDYNRELVKKYLENYHIDLLQAVNGKQGVEICHQYKPQLVLMDLRMPEMNGYEATEALKKDPATAHIPVIAFTASSMKHDEDKIRELFDGYVRKPVTRNEIVRVLKKFLPYRTLSEPVMASDVALPDLEAGQVGLFLKAFYEALHPLLEELRTFIEPDAAEQFVRDLAFYARQYNISHMVERSEQLKQALESFDFGQFDKLLGIIAGEIAMMTEQSNH from the coding sequence CATCTTTGCCTACAGCTATTCATCATCCGATGGTGTAGCAACATTCTCCAGCCTCAACGAAGGCCTTGTCCCCCTGCTTGCACCAGGCCAGACCAATGAAGCTGCAAATCAGGTCTTTGCCTTTCTGAACCCAGAACAAACCAACAAATTGAAACAATCCCTGGCCACTGCCGGTGCAGGCGAACAATGGAGTTGCAACTTCCTGATTGATGTTTCGGGCCGAAAGCAGTGGATTGCGATTTCGGGCAAACACCTAAGCGCACATGAAGGGCAGATTGAAGGTTCCGGCTTTGCCACCCTGGCAGGCGACCAAATACTCGAGTTGGAAAAAAGCCGCGAAAAACTTGCTTCGCTCAACCAGCTCCACGACCTGATCATCAACTTTTCGACCTTGCTGGTGCAAGCCCGCCTCGAAGAAGTTGATCAGGCTGTAAATATCACCTTGAGCCGCCTGGGCGAATACGCCGAAGTCGATCGGGTGTACATCTTTGAATATGACCCCGTTGCAGATGTGGTCAACAACACCTACGAATGGTGCAGCCCCGGCACCAGCCCCGAAATTGACAACCTCCAGGGCGTCCCCTTTGAAGCCGTACCACGCTGGAAAGAAAAGTTCTCCCGCAACGAGTATGTGTATATCCCCCTGGTGAGCGAAATTGCGCCTGAATACCATGTGGAAAAAGAAATCCTTGAACCACAGGGAATTATCTCCCTGTTGGCGCTCCCTCTGTATTATGGTGAGCGGCTTTACGGTTTCATAGGTTTCGACTCGGTGAAGCGGCAAAGGGAATGGTCGGTCGAGCACATCAACCTCCTCCGTCTGGCAGGCGAAATTATTGCCGGAACCATCAACAGGGCACATTTCGAACGCAGCATCGTGGCAGCCCGAAAGGAAGCCGAAGAAGCCAACAAAGCCAAATCGGAATTTCTGGCCACCATGAGCCACGAGATCCGCACCCCAATGAATGCCATCCTGGGTTTCAGCGAGATACTGAGCAACAGCATCAACAGCCCGAAAGAAAAACAATACATCGATGCCATCCTCACCAGCGGGCGCACCCTGCTGGCGCTGATCAATGACATTCTCGACCTGTCGAAAATCGAATCGGGACAGATGCACATCATCGAAGAACCCGTGGATCTGCTCCGGCTCACCGATGAAATTGTCCAGCTTTTCCAGCCCAAAGTGGCCGAGAAAAATATTTACCTCCATATCGAAAAACCGGCCGAATTCCCGAAAGCCCTGCTCACCGATGAAGTGCGCATCCGGCAGGTGCTGTTCAACATCATCGGCAATGCGGTTAAGTTTACCCTGGAGGGCGGGGTGATGATAAGCCTGAATGCTACACGGACAAACGAGGGCAGCTTTTATGATGTAGAAATCAAAGTGCGCGATACCGGCATCGGCATTCCACCCGAAAAACTGGAACATATCTTCCAGTCGTTCTACCAGGTGGAAAGCGATGTGACACGCAAATTCGGAGGCACCGGCCTTGGGCTGGCCATTTCGCAAAAACTGATGCAACTGCTTGGAGGCAAAATCAGTGTGAAAAGCGAGCAAGGCCGGGGCAGCACATTTACGGTTGAATTGAAAGGCCTCGAAGAAACGGAATTTGCCGAACTGGCTGCAGACCAGCACGATTGGTCGGAAGAAAATGTGGAGTTCGATCATGCCCTTGTGCTGCTGGTGGACGATGTGGACTACAACCGCGAGCTGGTGAAGAAATACCTCGAAAATTACCACATCGACCTGCTGCAGGCTGTCAATGGCAAACAGGGTGTCGAAATTTGCCATCAGTACAAGCCACAACTGGTGCTCATGGACCTTCGAATGCCCGAAATGAATGGTTACGAAGCCACCGAAGCCCTGAAAAAAGACCCGGCCACAGCCCACATCCCGGTGATTGCTTTCACGGCCTCGTCGATGAAACACGACGAAGACAAAATCAGAGAACTGTTCGACGGGTATGTGCGCAAGCCTGTCACCCGCAACGAGATTGTGCGGGTGCTGAAAAAATTCCTTCCGTACCGCACACTCAGCGAACCAGTAATGGCAAGCGATGTGGCATTGCCTGACCTCGAGGCTGGTCAGGTCGGCCTATTCCTGAAAGCATTCTACGAAGCGCTTCACCCATTGCTGGAGGAGCTGCGCACCTTTATTGAACCTGATGCTGCCGAACAATTTGTACGCGACCTTGCTTTTTATGCAAGGCAATACAACATAAGTCATATGGTGGAACGCTCGGAACAACTGAAACAGGCGCTCGAAAGCTTCGATTTCGGGCAGTTCGACAAACTGCTGGGTATCATTGCCGGCGAAATCGCCATGATGACTGAACAATCAAACCACTGA
- a CDS encoding universal stress protein, with protein MNENHPQTTVNEQKEQFVVIRNLSYSRALLLKMRLEMEGVQSYITHIYQPEVGVDLNIPEADAQLAYELLDELREATGIQKEAIVRKMRGLRRILVPVDFSELSVKAAHYALDLARTLKAEVMLLNAWFNAANQGFVFNEMYAYQLNVEELLREQEQQAQAQIEDLATELRKRIRDEKMRGVKVDYDLVRGGPIESILDYIAEYQPGTVVMGTHGTRREGLALLGSTTARLIEKCPVPVLAVPWGYDTSNFSAPRNVAYLTRFDENDLQAIHRLVAFARPFKVKIYCVHLHPDDSLALDSLRMKKLRDYFAEAITDVEIECGLIESADALEGLKQFVMEKQIDVLALISRKRNLIEQLLRPSLTRKLLFSADVPLLVFRETENASWIASKG; from the coding sequence ATGAACGAGAATCATCCGCAAACAACCGTGAACGAACAAAAGGAACAGTTTGTTGTGATTCGCAACCTCAGCTACAGCCGGGCTTTGCTGCTTAAGATGCGGCTCGAGATGGAAGGGGTGCAGAGCTATATCACACACATCTATCAGCCCGAGGTGGGGGTTGACCTGAACATTCCCGAAGCTGATGCGCAGTTGGCGTACGAGTTGCTTGATGAGCTTCGTGAGGCTACGGGCATCCAGAAAGAGGCCATTGTGCGCAAGATGCGGGGCCTGAGGCGCATCCTGGTTCCGGTTGATTTTTCGGAGCTGAGCGTCAAGGCAGCCCATTATGCCCTCGACCTTGCCCGTACGCTTAAAGCCGAGGTGATGTTGCTCAATGCCTGGTTCAACGCCGCCAACCAGGGTTTTGTGTTCAACGAAATGTATGCCTACCAGCTCAATGTGGAAGAGCTGCTGCGCGAGCAGGAACAACAGGCACAGGCGCAGATTGAAGACCTGGCCACCGAACTGCGCAAACGCATACGCGACGAAAAGATGCGTGGGGTAAAGGTGGATTACGACCTGGTCAGGGGAGGGCCAATCGAAAGCATCCTTGACTATATAGCAGAATATCAACCTGGTACAGTAGTTATGGGAACGCATGGCACCAGGCGTGAGGGCCTGGCTCTGCTGGGAAGCACTACGGCCCGGCTCATCGAGAAATGCCCGGTGCCGGTGCTGGCGGTGCCCTGGGGATACGATACCTCCAATTTCAGCGCACCACGCAACGTGGCTTACCTGACACGTTTCGACGAAAACGACCTGCAGGCCATCCACCGGCTTGTGGCTTTTGCACGTCCTTTTAAAGTTAAGATTTATTGTGTTCACCTCCATCCCGACGATAGCCTTGCGCTCGACAGCCTGAGGATGAAAAAGCTGCGCGATTATTTTGCTGAGGCCATCACGGATGTGGAAATTGAATGCGGACTCATCGAAAGTGCCGATGCGCTCGAAGGTTTGAAGCAATTTGTCATGGAAAAGCAGATCGATGTGCTGGCCTTGATTTCGCGCAAGCGCAACCTCATTGAGCAGCTGCTCAGGCCAAGTCTTACGCGCAAGCTGTTGTTTTCGGCCGACGTGCCGCTGTTGGTATTCCGCGAAACCGAGAATGCTTCCTGGATTGCCTCAAAGGGCTGA
- a CDS encoding hybrid sensor histidine kinase/response regulator yields MTNENNEQTVILAVDDNPRNLQLISALLSQCGHKVVVVNSGENALKYLALKQPDLILLDVMMPGMSGYDVIEKIHNNPEWREIPVIFLTAKNEIADLVQGFRLGAVDYITKPFRSEELQMRIRTHLELMANRKLLKKQNEELNRLYAELEQKNQTISQDAVRLTRINAEKDRFFSIIAHDLRAPIAGFLAVTEVLHQNIQHMNPDEAGLFIKTMADSARELNTLLENLLQWSQMQLGSLQPNPESFDIHLAVADALKVLSAAAAQKQLQVENELPQGLMVFADRQMIVTIMRNLLSNAIKFTPRGGRIRIHMVGTIEKKVDVAVSDTGIGMSAQMVEQLFRLDAKVSRKGTEGESSSGLGLILCHDLALRNNAGLSVESETGKGTTFTLSLPASEA; encoded by the coding sequence ATGACAAACGAAAATAACGAACAGACTGTAATCTTAGCGGTTGACGACAATCCGCGCAATCTTCAGCTCATTTCGGCCCTGCTCAGCCAGTGCGGACATAAAGTAGTTGTGGTGAATTCGGGTGAGAACGCCCTGAAATATCTGGCACTCAAACAACCCGACCTTATTTTGCTCGACGTCATGATGCCAGGCATGAGCGGATACGATGTGATTGAGAAGATTCACAACAACCCTGAATGGCGCGAAATTCCGGTGATATTCCTCACTGCAAAGAACGAAATTGCCGACCTCGTGCAAGGCTTCCGATTGGGTGCGGTTGATTACATCACCAAACCATTTCGCAGCGAAGAGCTGCAGATGCGCATACGCACGCATCTCGAACTGATGGCAAACCGAAAGCTGCTCAAAAAGCAAAACGAGGAGCTCAACCGCCTGTATGCCGAACTCGAACAAAAAAACCAGACCATCAGCCAGGATGCAGTCCGGCTTACCAGAATTAACGCTGAAAAAGACCGTTTTTTCTCCATCATTGCACACGACCTGCGCGCGCCCATTGCAGGATTCCTGGCTGTGACCGAGGTATTGCATCAAAACATTCAGCATATGAATCCCGACGAGGCCGGTCTCTTTATCAAAACCATGGCCGACTCGGCACGCGAGCTCAACACCCTGCTCGAAAACCTGCTGCAATGGTCGCAGATGCAGCTTGGCAGCCTGCAACCAAATCCCGAAAGTTTCGACATCCACCTGGCAGTGGCCGATGCGCTCAAGGTGCTTTCGGCTGCCGCTGCCCAGAAACAACTTCAGGTAGAAAACGAATTGCCTCAGGGGCTGATGGTATTTGCCGACCGGCAGATGATTGTCACCATCATGCGCAACCTGCTGAGCAATGCCATCAAATTCACCCCCCGTGGTGGCAGGATCAGGATACACATGGTCGGGACAATCGAGAAAAAAGTGGATGTTGCCGTAAGCGATACTGGTATCGGCATGTCTGCCCAGATGGTTGAACAACTGTTCAGGCTCGATGCCAAGGTTTCGCGCAAAGGCACCGAAGGTGAGTCCAGCTCGGGTTTGGGGCTCATCCTGTGTCACGATCTGGCATTGCGCAACAATGCCGGGCTGAGCGTTGAGAGTGAAACAGGCAAAGGAACCACCTTTACCCTGAGTTTGCCTGCCTCTGAGGCATGA